Proteins encoded together in one Larus michahellis chromosome 4, bLarMic1.1, whole genome shotgun sequence window:
- the GMFB gene encoding glia maturation factor beta isoform X3, which produces MSESLVVCDVAEDLVEKLRKFRFRKETNNAAIIMKIDKDKQLVVLDEEHEGISPDELKDELPERQPRFIVYSYKYQHDDGRVSYPLCFIFSSPVGCKPEQQMMYAGSKNKLVQTAELTKGP; this is translated from the exons ATG AGTGAATCTCTGGTGGTTTGTGATGTTGCTGAAGACCTGgtggagaaactgagaaaattcCGGTTTCGTAAAGAAACCAACAATGCTGCCATTATAA tGAAAATCGACAAGGATAAGCAGTTGGTGGTACTGGATGAGGAGCATGAG GGTATTTCTCCTGACGAACTAAAAGATGAGCTGCCTGAGAGACAACCTCg ATTTATTGTGTATAGTTACAAGTATCAGCATGATGATGGAAGAGTTTCTTATCCATTGTGCTTTATCTTCTCCAGTCCAGTTG GATGTAAGCCTGAACAGCAGATGATGTATGCTGGAAGCAAGAATAAGCTTGTACAGACAGCTGAACTCACTAAG ggaCCGTAA
- the CGRRF1 gene encoding cell growth regulator with RING finger domain protein 1, with product MASLGGGARAPRLDLVLGRLDLVLGRLDLVLGRPGSPPPWGLGPMAAVFLVTLYEYSPLFYITVVFVCFLVTSGLVLGWFGLGVPVILRNSEEAESSTRVLKKRMRQVKNPFGLEIPHPATASVTKGITLTPDCLEDCILTCYWGCSVQKLHEALQKHVYCFRIKTPQALEDALYSEYLYRQQYFIKKNDKEEKYCQLPEDAQVVDFGPVPRSRYPLIALLTLADEEDREIYDIISMVAVIHIPDESYRLSCRILYQYLLLAQGQYHDLKQLFMSANSTAPSPSDESPGERSTDRSLLEKAGLAEDEPELHEENSKDCVVCQNGTVNWVLLPCRHACLCDGCIKYFQQCPMCRQFVQESFPLCSKKEQDEDDSTRILQDVLPGRVF from the exons ATGGCTTCACTCGGCGGCGGCGCACGCGCCCCGCGGCTGGACCTGGTGCTGGGGCGGCTGGACCTGGTGCTGGGGCGGCTGGACCTGGTGCTGGGGCGGCCTGGCTCTCCCCCGCCGTGGGGGCTCGGCCCCATGGCCGCCGTGTTCCTCGTCACGCTCTACGAGTACTCGCCGCTTTTCTACATCACCGTGGTGTTCGTCTGCTTCCTCGTCACCAGCGgcctggtgctgggctg GTTTGGGTTGGGTGTTCCTGTTATTCTGAGAAACTCAGAAGAAGCAGAATCCAGCACAAGAGTTTTGAAAAAGCGGATGAGACAAGTGAAGAATCCTTTTGGGTTAGAAATCCCTCATCCTGCTACAGCTTCAGTAACAA AGGGTATAACACTGACACCTGATTGTCTGGAAGACTGTATTCTTACATGCTACTGGGGCTGCAGTGTTCAAAAACTCCACGAAGCATTGCAGAAACACGTCTACTGCTTCAGAATAAAGACTCCTCAGGCATTAGAGGATGCTCTATACAGCGAATACCTCTATCGACAACAGTACTT cattaaaaaaaatgacaaggaagaaaaatattgtcaGTTACCAGAAGATGCTCAAGTTGTCGATTTTGGCCCAGTGCCTAGATCTCGCTATCCGTTGATAGCATTGTTGACGTTAGCTGatgaagaagacagagaaatataTGATATT atttcAATGGTGGCTGTAATTCACATTCCTGATGAgagctacagactttcctgcagAATATTATATCAGTATCTACTTCTAGCTCAAGGTCAATACCATGATCTGAAG CAACTCTTCATGTCTGCAAATAGTACTGCGCCGTCTCCAAGCGATGAGTCCCCTGGTGAGAGAAGCACTGACAGAAGCTTGCTAGAAAAGGCTGGACTGGCTGAAGATGAACCAGAATTgcatgaagaaaacagcaaagactgTGTTGTTTGCCAGAATGGCACAGTGAACTGGGTACTCCTGCCCTGCAGGCATGCCTGCTTGTGTGATGGTTGCATTAAGTATTTTCAGCAGTGTCCAATGTGTAGGCAGTTTGTTCAAGAATCTTTTCCACTTTGCAGTAAAAAGGAGCAAGATGAAGATGACTCGACCCGTATCTTGCAAGATGTTCTTCCTGGAAGAGTTTTTTAA
- the GMFB gene encoding glia maturation factor beta isoform X2, whose amino-acid sequence MSESLVVCDVAEDLVEKLRKFRFRKETNNAAIIMKIDKDKQLVVLDEEHEGISPDELKDELPERQPRFIVYSYKYQHDDGRVSYPLCFIFSSPVGCKPEQQMMYAGSKNKLVQTAELTKSLLSSAKSSL is encoded by the exons ATG AGTGAATCTCTGGTGGTTTGTGATGTTGCTGAAGACCTGgtggagaaactgagaaaattcCGGTTTCGTAAAGAAACCAACAATGCTGCCATTATAA tGAAAATCGACAAGGATAAGCAGTTGGTGGTACTGGATGAGGAGCATGAG GGTATTTCTCCTGACGAACTAAAAGATGAGCTGCCTGAGAGACAACCTCg ATTTATTGTGTATAGTTACAAGTATCAGCATGATGATGGAAGAGTTTCTTATCCATTGTGCTTTATCTTCTCCAGTCCAGTTG GATGTAAGCCTGAACAGCAGATGATGTATGCTGGAAGCAAGAATAAGCTTGTACAGACAGCTGAACTCACTAAG AGTCTCCTTTCTTCAGCTAAATCTTCCTTATGA
- the GMFB gene encoding glia maturation factor beta isoform X1, translating to MSESLVVCDVAEDLVEKLRKFRFRKETNNAAIIMKIDKDKQLVVLDEEHEGISPDELKDELPERQPRFIVYSYKYQHDDGRVSYPLCFIFSSPVGCKPEQQMMYAGSKNKLVQTAELTKVFEIRNTEDLTEEWLREKLGFFH from the exons ATG AGTGAATCTCTGGTGGTTTGTGATGTTGCTGAAGACCTGgtggagaaactgagaaaattcCGGTTTCGTAAAGAAACCAACAATGCTGCCATTATAA tGAAAATCGACAAGGATAAGCAGTTGGTGGTACTGGATGAGGAGCATGAG GGTATTTCTCCTGACGAACTAAAAGATGAGCTGCCTGAGAGACAACCTCg ATTTATTGTGTATAGTTACAAGTATCAGCATGATGATGGAAGAGTTTCTTATCCATTGTGCTTTATCTTCTCCAGTCCAGTTG GATGTAAGCCTGAACAGCAGATGATGTATGCTGGAAGCAAGAATAAGCTTGTACAGACAGCTGAACTCACTAAG GTATTTGaaataagaaatacagaagaCTTAACTGAAGAATGGCTGCGTGAGAAACTGGGCTTCTTCCATTAA